A window of the Oryza brachyantha chromosome 5, ObraRS2, whole genome shotgun sequence genome harbors these coding sequences:
- the LOC102721551 gene encoding polypyrimidine tract-binding protein homolog 3-like isoform X1, which produces MAEPSKVIHIRNVGHEIAEADLLQLLQPFGNVAKIVMLRAKNQALLQMQDLHNSVSALQYYSAVQPSVRGRNVYMQFSSHQELTTDQSSHGRNSDQESEPNRILLVTIHHMMYPITVEVLHQVFKAYGYVEKIVTFQKSAGFQALIQYQSLQEAVEAFGALHGRNIYDGCCQLDIQYSNLSELQVHYNNDRSRDFTNPSLPTEQRPRGSQQQGYPDPGGLYAFQQPGASYAQMGRAAMIAAAFGGTLPPGVTGTNERCTLIVSNLNTDKINEDKLFNLFSLYGNIVRIKILRNKPDHALVEMADGFQAELAVHYLKGSVLFAKKLEVNYSKYPNITSAPDAHDYTTSSLNRFNSNVIKNYRHCCAPTKMIHISALPQEISEDTILNHVSEHGSVVNTKLFEVNGKRQALIQFESEEEATEALVSKHATSLEGNTIRISFSQMQSI; this is translated from the exons ATGGCGGAGCCGTCCAAGGTGATCCACATCCGTAACGTCGGGCACGAAATCGCTGAG GCTGATCTACTGCAGCTATTGCAGCCGTTCGGCAATGTCGCCAAGATCGTCATGCTGCGTGCCAAGAATCAG GCACTTCTCCAAATGCAGGACTTGCACAATTCCGTGAGTGCGCTGCAGTACTACAGTGCTGTTCAACCTAGTGTAAG GGGAAGGAATGTGTACATGCAATTTTCATCCCACCAAGAACTTACCACTGACCAAAGCTCTCATGGACGGAATTCAGATCAG GAGTCAGAACCCAACCGAATCCTCTTAGTTACTATTCACCACATGATGTATCCTATAACTGTGGAGGTTCTGCACCAAGTTTTCAAAGCTTATGGATATGTGGAGAAGATTGTCACGTTTCAGAAGTCAGCTG GTTTTCAAGCCCTTATCCAGTATCAATCACTCCAAGAAGCTGTGGAGGCATTTGGTGCTTtgcat GGAAGGAACATATATGATGGTTGCTGCCAGCTGGATATTCAATATTCAAA TCTTAGCGAACTGCAAGTCCACTACAACAATGATCGTTCTAG GGATTTCACAAACCCATCATTGCCTACCGAACAGCGTCCAAGGGGCTCTCAG CAGCAAGGCTATCCAGATCCAGGTGGTCTTTATGCCTTCCAACAACCAGGAG CTTCATATGCACAG ATGGGAAGAGCTGCAATGATCGCAGCTGCATTTGGTGGAACTTTACCCCCTGGGGTAACTGGTACAAATGAACGTTGCACACTAATAGTCAGTAATTTGAACACTGAT AAAATAAATGAAGACAAGCTTTTCAATCTGTTCTCTCTGTATGGGAACATAGTCCGAATCAAAATACTGCGCAACAAACCAGATCATGCCCTTGTTGAAATGGCTGATGGGTTTCAGGCTGAGCTAGCTGTGCATTATCTAAAG GGGTCAGTGTTATTTGCAAAGAAGCTCGAGGTTAACTACTCGAAGTACCCCAATATAACATCCGCTCCTGATGCACATGACTACACAACTTCTAGTCTTAACAGGTTCAATAGCAATGTAATCAAGAACTACCGACATTGCTGTGCTCCAACAAAAATGATCCACATTTCAGCCCTTCCACAAGAGATCTCTGAGGACACAATTCTCAACCATGTTTCTGAACATGGTTCTGTTGTAAACACAAAGCTATTTGAGGTAAATGGCAAGAGACAGGCACTCATCCAATTTGAGAGCGAAGAGGAGGCGACTGAAGCCCTTGTATCAAAACATGCCACCTCGCTGGAGGGTAACACAATCAGGATCTCATTCTCCCAGATGCAGAGCATATAG
- the LOC102721551 gene encoding polypyrimidine tract-binding protein homolog 3-like isoform X2, whose amino-acid sequence MAEPSKVIHIRNVGHEIAEADLLQLLQPFGNVAKIVMLRAKNQALLQMQDLHNSVSALQYYSAVQPSVRGRNVYMQFSSHQELTTDQSSHGRNSDQESEPNRILLVTIHHMMYPITVEVLHQVFKAYGYVEKIVTFQKSAGFQALIQYQSLQEAVEAFGALHGRNIYDGCCQLDIQYSNLSELQVHYNNDRSRDFTNPSLPTEQRPRGSQQGYPDPGGLYAFQQPGASYAQMGRAAMIAAAFGGTLPPGVTGTNERCTLIVSNLNTDKINEDKLFNLFSLYGNIVRIKILRNKPDHALVEMADGFQAELAVHYLKGSVLFAKKLEVNYSKYPNITSAPDAHDYTTSSLNRFNSNVIKNYRHCCAPTKMIHISALPQEISEDTILNHVSEHGSVVNTKLFEVNGKRQALIQFESEEEATEALVSKHATSLEGNTIRISFSQMQSI is encoded by the exons ATGGCGGAGCCGTCCAAGGTGATCCACATCCGTAACGTCGGGCACGAAATCGCTGAG GCTGATCTACTGCAGCTATTGCAGCCGTTCGGCAATGTCGCCAAGATCGTCATGCTGCGTGCCAAGAATCAG GCACTTCTCCAAATGCAGGACTTGCACAATTCCGTGAGTGCGCTGCAGTACTACAGTGCTGTTCAACCTAGTGTAAG GGGAAGGAATGTGTACATGCAATTTTCATCCCACCAAGAACTTACCACTGACCAAAGCTCTCATGGACGGAATTCAGATCAG GAGTCAGAACCCAACCGAATCCTCTTAGTTACTATTCACCACATGATGTATCCTATAACTGTGGAGGTTCTGCACCAAGTTTTCAAAGCTTATGGATATGTGGAGAAGATTGTCACGTTTCAGAAGTCAGCTG GTTTTCAAGCCCTTATCCAGTATCAATCACTCCAAGAAGCTGTGGAGGCATTTGGTGCTTtgcat GGAAGGAACATATATGATGGTTGCTGCCAGCTGGATATTCAATATTCAAA TCTTAGCGAACTGCAAGTCCACTACAACAATGATCGTTCTAG GGATTTCACAAACCCATCATTGCCTACCGAACAGCGTCCAAGGGGCTCTCAG CAAGGCTATCCAGATCCAGGTGGTCTTTATGCCTTCCAACAACCAGGAG CTTCATATGCACAG ATGGGAAGAGCTGCAATGATCGCAGCTGCATTTGGTGGAACTTTACCCCCTGGGGTAACTGGTACAAATGAACGTTGCACACTAATAGTCAGTAATTTGAACACTGAT AAAATAAATGAAGACAAGCTTTTCAATCTGTTCTCTCTGTATGGGAACATAGTCCGAATCAAAATACTGCGCAACAAACCAGATCATGCCCTTGTTGAAATGGCTGATGGGTTTCAGGCTGAGCTAGCTGTGCATTATCTAAAG GGGTCAGTGTTATTTGCAAAGAAGCTCGAGGTTAACTACTCGAAGTACCCCAATATAACATCCGCTCCTGATGCACATGACTACACAACTTCTAGTCTTAACAGGTTCAATAGCAATGTAATCAAGAACTACCGACATTGCTGTGCTCCAACAAAAATGATCCACATTTCAGCCCTTCCACAAGAGATCTCTGAGGACACAATTCTCAACCATGTTTCTGAACATGGTTCTGTTGTAAACACAAAGCTATTTGAGGTAAATGGCAAGAGACAGGCACTCATCCAATTTGAGAGCGAAGAGGAGGCGACTGAAGCCCTTGTATCAAAACATGCCACCTCGCTGGAGGGTAACACAATCAGGATCTCATTCTCCCAGATGCAGAGCATATAG